Proteins encoded together in one Etheostoma cragini isolate CJK2018 chromosome 11, CSU_Ecrag_1.0, whole genome shotgun sequence window:
- the LOC117952852 gene encoding muscleblind-like protein 2a isoform X4, with the protein MALNMSSVRDTKWLTLEVCRQFQRGNCSRSDEECKFAHPPKSCQVDNGRVVACFDSLKGRCSRENCKYLHPPSHLKTQLEINGRNNLIQQKTAAAVLAQQMQLMIPGHSMQPVPTFHVTQGLGTNTGLSYGSYMTPLSHGMSLIPTDNLSSTQVLVSGSPPVTVQSSSSSSSSSSSPSQKLQRSDKLEVCREFQRGNCARGETDCRFAHPSDSPMIDTTDNTVTVCMDYIKSRCSREKCKYFHPPAQLQAKIKSSQQQVNHTAVAAQAAAMGYPYSVPLPKRPAFEKSNWASSLLSPSFLHYQQALANSQLQQPTAAFYPTGSFFCMTPTNGIDHPQVTTRNRSQCRVAAVKDAKQLLCKYSVNTTHNLQQAAC; encoded by the exons ATGGCATTGAACATGTCTTCAGTAAGAGACACAAAATGGCTAACTCTGGAAGTCTGTCGACAGTTTCAGCGAGGAAACTGTTCACGTAGTGATGAGGAATGCAAATTTGCTCATCCACCGAAGAGCTGCCAAGTTGACAATGGGAGAGTTGTTGCCTGCTTTGACTCCCTGAAG GGGCGATGCTCAAGAGAAAATTGCAAGTATCTTCATCCACCTTCACACTTAAAAACCCAGTTAGAGATAAATGGGCGCAACAACCTCATCCAACAAAAGACGGCAGCAGCTGTGCTTGCCCAACAGATGCAGCTCATGATCCCAGGACACAGCATGCAGCCTGTG CCAACATTTCATGTTACACAGGGACTGGGCACAAATACTGGTCTTAGTTATGGTTCATACATGACACCTTTGAGCCATGGAATGAGCCTCATCCCAACAGACAACCTCTCCAGCACCCAGGTTCTTGTTTCTGGGAGCCCACCGGTTACGGTCCAgagctcctcttcttcttcttcttcttcttcctctccctcacaGAAACTGCAGCGTTCGGACAAGCTAGAG GTGTGCCGCGAGTTTCAGCGGGGAAACTGTGCAAGAGGGGAGACAGATTGCCGCTTCGCTCACCCCAGTGACAGCCCAATGATTGACACCACAGATAACACGGTCACTGTTTGCATGGACTACATCAAGAGCCGCTGCTCCAGGGAGAAGTGCAAGTATTTTCACCCGCCTGCACAATTGCAGGCCAAAATCAAATCCAGTCAACAGCAAGTCAATCACACAGCCGTCGCAGCCCAGGCTGCAGCCATG GGTTATCCCTACAGTGTACCCCTACCAAAGAGACCAGCTTTTGAGAAGAGCAACTGGGCCAGCTCTCTCCTCAGTCCTAGTTTTTTGCACTACCAACAGGCTCTAGCCAACTCCCAGCTGCAGCAGCCCACTGCCGCATTTTATCCCACAG GTTCTTTCTTCTGCATGACTCCCACGAACGGCATTG ATCATCCTCAAGTAACCACCAGAAATAGAAGTCAGTGCCGTGTTGCTGCTGTTAAAGACGCCAAACAGCTGCTCTGTAAATATTCTGTTAACACTACACACAACCTACAACAAGCTGCATGCTGA
- the LOC117952852 gene encoding muscleblind-like protein 2a isoform X1, with the protein MALNMSSVRDTKWLTLEVCRQFQRGNCSRSDEECKFAHPPKSCQVDNGRVVACFDSLKGRCSRENCKYLHPPSHLKTQLEINGRNNLIQQKTAAAVLAQQMQLMIPGHSMQPVPTFHVTQGLGTNTGLSYGSYMTPLSHGMSLIPTDNLSSTQVLVSGSPPVTVQSSSSSSSSSSSPSQKLQRSDKLEVCREFQRGNCARGETDCRFAHPSDSPMIDTTDNTVTVCMDYIKSRCSREKCKYFHPPAQLQAKIKSSQQQVNHTAVAAQAAAMTQSTAKAMKRSLEATVDLGYPYSVPLPKRPAFEKSNWASSLLSPSFLHYQQALANSQLQQPTAAFYPTGSFFCMTPTNGIDHPQVTTRNRSQCRVAAVKDAKQLLCKYSVNTTHNLQQAAC; encoded by the exons ATGGCATTGAACATGTCTTCAGTAAGAGACACAAAATGGCTAACTCTGGAAGTCTGTCGACAGTTTCAGCGAGGAAACTGTTCACGTAGTGATGAGGAATGCAAATTTGCTCATCCACCGAAGAGCTGCCAAGTTGACAATGGGAGAGTTGTTGCCTGCTTTGACTCCCTGAAG GGGCGATGCTCAAGAGAAAATTGCAAGTATCTTCATCCACCTTCACACTTAAAAACCCAGTTAGAGATAAATGGGCGCAACAACCTCATCCAACAAAAGACGGCAGCAGCTGTGCTTGCCCAACAGATGCAGCTCATGATCCCAGGACACAGCATGCAGCCTGTG CCAACATTTCATGTTACACAGGGACTGGGCACAAATACTGGTCTTAGTTATGGTTCATACATGACACCTTTGAGCCATGGAATGAGCCTCATCCCAACAGACAACCTCTCCAGCACCCAGGTTCTTGTTTCTGGGAGCCCACCGGTTACGGTCCAgagctcctcttcttcttcttcttcttcttcctctccctcacaGAAACTGCAGCGTTCGGACAAGCTAGAG GTGTGCCGCGAGTTTCAGCGGGGAAACTGTGCAAGAGGGGAGACAGATTGCCGCTTCGCTCACCCCAGTGACAGCCCAATGATTGACACCACAGATAACACGGTCACTGTTTGCATGGACTACATCAAGAGCCGCTGCTCCAGGGAGAAGTGCAAGTATTTTCACCCGCCTGCACAATTGCAGGCCAAAATCAAATCCAGTCAACAGCAAGTCAATCACACAGCCGTCGCAGCCCAGGCTGCAGCCATG ACTCAGTCGACTGCCAAAGCAATGAAGCGATCCCTCGAGGCAACTGTAGACCTG GGTTATCCCTACAGTGTACCCCTACCAAAGAGACCAGCTTTTGAGAAGAGCAACTGGGCCAGCTCTCTCCTCAGTCCTAGTTTTTTGCACTACCAACAGGCTCTAGCCAACTCCCAGCTGCAGCAGCCCACTGCCGCATTTTATCCCACAG GTTCTTTCTTCTGCATGACTCCCACGAACGGCATTG ATCATCCTCAAGTAACCACCAGAAATAGAAGTCAGTGCCGTGTTGCTGCTGTTAAAGACGCCAAACAGCTGCTCTGTAAATATTCTGTTAACACTACACACAACCTACAACAAGCTGCATGCTGA
- the LOC117952852 gene encoding muscleblind-like protein 2a isoform X5, translated as MALNMSSVRDTKWLTLEVCRQFQRGNCSRSDEECKFAHPPKSCQVDNGRVVACFDSLKGRCSRENCKYLHPPSHLKTQLEINGRNNLIQQKTAAAVLAQQMQLMIPGHSMQPVPTFHVTQGLGTNTGLSYGSYMTPLSHGMSLIPTDNLSSTQVLVSGSPPVTVQSSSSSSSSSSSPSQKLQRSDKLEVCREFQRGNCARGETDCRFAHPSDSPMIDTTDNTVTVCMDYIKSRCSREKCKYFHPPAQLQAKIKSSQQQVNHTAVAAQAAAMGYPYSVPLPKRPAFEKSNWASSLLSPSFLHYQQALANSQLQQPTAAFYPTGSFFCMTPTNGIVPMMYSATPATVSAATTPATSVPYAATAPANQIILK; from the exons ATGGCATTGAACATGTCTTCAGTAAGAGACACAAAATGGCTAACTCTGGAAGTCTGTCGACAGTTTCAGCGAGGAAACTGTTCACGTAGTGATGAGGAATGCAAATTTGCTCATCCACCGAAGAGCTGCCAAGTTGACAATGGGAGAGTTGTTGCCTGCTTTGACTCCCTGAAG GGGCGATGCTCAAGAGAAAATTGCAAGTATCTTCATCCACCTTCACACTTAAAAACCCAGTTAGAGATAAATGGGCGCAACAACCTCATCCAACAAAAGACGGCAGCAGCTGTGCTTGCCCAACAGATGCAGCTCATGATCCCAGGACACAGCATGCAGCCTGTG CCAACATTTCATGTTACACAGGGACTGGGCACAAATACTGGTCTTAGTTATGGTTCATACATGACACCTTTGAGCCATGGAATGAGCCTCATCCCAACAGACAACCTCTCCAGCACCCAGGTTCTTGTTTCTGGGAGCCCACCGGTTACGGTCCAgagctcctcttcttcttcttcttcttcttcctctccctcacaGAAACTGCAGCGTTCGGACAAGCTAGAG GTGTGCCGCGAGTTTCAGCGGGGAAACTGTGCAAGAGGGGAGACAGATTGCCGCTTCGCTCACCCCAGTGACAGCCCAATGATTGACACCACAGATAACACGGTCACTGTTTGCATGGACTACATCAAGAGCCGCTGCTCCAGGGAGAAGTGCAAGTATTTTCACCCGCCTGCACAATTGCAGGCCAAAATCAAATCCAGTCAACAGCAAGTCAATCACACAGCCGTCGCAGCCCAGGCTGCAGCCATG GGTTATCCCTACAGTGTACCCCTACCAAAGAGACCAGCTTTTGAGAAGAGCAACTGGGCCAGCTCTCTCCTCAGTCCTAGTTTTTTGCACTACCAACAGGCTCTAGCCAACTCCCAGCTGCAGCAGCCCACTGCCGCATTTTATCCCACAG GTTCTTTCTTCTGCATGACTCCCACGAACGGCATTG TCCCCATGATGTACAGTGCTACGCCTGCTACTGTCTCTGCAGCAACTACTCCCGCCACAAGTGTCCCCTACGCAGCAACAGCACCAGCCAATCAG ATCATCCTCAAGTAA
- the LOC117952852 gene encoding muscleblind-like protein 2a isoform X2, producing MALNMSSVRDTKWLTLEVCRQFQRGNCSRSDEECKFAHPPKSCQVDNGRVVACFDSLKGRCSRENCKYLHPPSHLKTQLEINGRNNLIQQKTAAAVLAQQMQLMIPGHSMQPVPTFHVTQGLGTNTGLSYGSYMTPLSHGMSLIPTDNLSSTQVLVSGSPPVTVQSSSSSSSSSSSPSQKLQRSDKLEVCREFQRGNCARGETDCRFAHPSDSPMIDTTDNTVTVCMDYIKSRCSREKCKYFHPPAQLQAKIKSSQQQVNHTAVAAQAAAMTQSTAKAMKRSLEATVDLGYPYSVPLPKRPAFEKSNWASSLLSPSFLHYQQALANSQLQQPTAAFYPTGSFFCMTPTNGIVPMMYSATPATVSAATTPATSVPYAATAPANQIILK from the exons ATGGCATTGAACATGTCTTCAGTAAGAGACACAAAATGGCTAACTCTGGAAGTCTGTCGACAGTTTCAGCGAGGAAACTGTTCACGTAGTGATGAGGAATGCAAATTTGCTCATCCACCGAAGAGCTGCCAAGTTGACAATGGGAGAGTTGTTGCCTGCTTTGACTCCCTGAAG GGGCGATGCTCAAGAGAAAATTGCAAGTATCTTCATCCACCTTCACACTTAAAAACCCAGTTAGAGATAAATGGGCGCAACAACCTCATCCAACAAAAGACGGCAGCAGCTGTGCTTGCCCAACAGATGCAGCTCATGATCCCAGGACACAGCATGCAGCCTGTG CCAACATTTCATGTTACACAGGGACTGGGCACAAATACTGGTCTTAGTTATGGTTCATACATGACACCTTTGAGCCATGGAATGAGCCTCATCCCAACAGACAACCTCTCCAGCACCCAGGTTCTTGTTTCTGGGAGCCCACCGGTTACGGTCCAgagctcctcttcttcttcttcttcttcttcctctccctcacaGAAACTGCAGCGTTCGGACAAGCTAGAG GTGTGCCGCGAGTTTCAGCGGGGAAACTGTGCAAGAGGGGAGACAGATTGCCGCTTCGCTCACCCCAGTGACAGCCCAATGATTGACACCACAGATAACACGGTCACTGTTTGCATGGACTACATCAAGAGCCGCTGCTCCAGGGAGAAGTGCAAGTATTTTCACCCGCCTGCACAATTGCAGGCCAAAATCAAATCCAGTCAACAGCAAGTCAATCACACAGCCGTCGCAGCCCAGGCTGCAGCCATG ACTCAGTCGACTGCCAAAGCAATGAAGCGATCCCTCGAGGCAACTGTAGACCTG GGTTATCCCTACAGTGTACCCCTACCAAAGAGACCAGCTTTTGAGAAGAGCAACTGGGCCAGCTCTCTCCTCAGTCCTAGTTTTTTGCACTACCAACAGGCTCTAGCCAACTCCCAGCTGCAGCAGCCCACTGCCGCATTTTATCCCACAG GTTCTTTCTTCTGCATGACTCCCACGAACGGCATTG TCCCCATGATGTACAGTGCTACGCCTGCTACTGTCTCTGCAGCAACTACTCCCGCCACAAGTGTCCCCTACGCAGCAACAGCACCAGCCAATCAG ATCATCCTCAAGTAA
- the LOC117952852 gene encoding muscleblind-like protein 2a isoform X3 translates to MALNMSSVRDTKWLTLEVCRQFQRGNCSRSDEECKFAHPPKSCQVDNGRVVACFDSLKGRCSRENCKYLHPPSHLKTQLEINGRNNLIQQKTAAAVLAQQMQLMIPGHSMQPVGLGTNTGLSYGSYMTPLSHGMSLIPTDNLSSTQVLVSGSPPVTVQSSSSSSSSSSSPSQKLQRSDKLEVCREFQRGNCARGETDCRFAHPSDSPMIDTTDNTVTVCMDYIKSRCSREKCKYFHPPAQLQAKIKSSQQQVNHTAVAAQAAAMTQSTAKAMKRSLEATVDLGYPYSVPLPKRPAFEKSNWASSLLSPSFLHYQQALANSQLQQPTAAFYPTGSFFCMTPTNGIDHPQVTTRNRSQCRVAAVKDAKQLLCKYSVNTTHNLQQAAC, encoded by the exons ATGGCATTGAACATGTCTTCAGTAAGAGACACAAAATGGCTAACTCTGGAAGTCTGTCGACAGTTTCAGCGAGGAAACTGTTCACGTAGTGATGAGGAATGCAAATTTGCTCATCCACCGAAGAGCTGCCAAGTTGACAATGGGAGAGTTGTTGCCTGCTTTGACTCCCTGAAG GGGCGATGCTCAAGAGAAAATTGCAAGTATCTTCATCCACCTTCACACTTAAAAACCCAGTTAGAGATAAATGGGCGCAACAACCTCATCCAACAAAAGACGGCAGCAGCTGTGCTTGCCCAACAGATGCAGCTCATGATCCCAGGACACAGCATGCAGCCTGTG GGACTGGGCACAAATACTGGTCTTAGTTATGGTTCATACATGACACCTTTGAGCCATGGAATGAGCCTCATCCCAACAGACAACCTCTCCAGCACCCAGGTTCTTGTTTCTGGGAGCCCACCGGTTACGGTCCAgagctcctcttcttcttcttcttcttcttcctctccctcacaGAAACTGCAGCGTTCGGACAAGCTAGAG GTGTGCCGCGAGTTTCAGCGGGGAAACTGTGCAAGAGGGGAGACAGATTGCCGCTTCGCTCACCCCAGTGACAGCCCAATGATTGACACCACAGATAACACGGTCACTGTTTGCATGGACTACATCAAGAGCCGCTGCTCCAGGGAGAAGTGCAAGTATTTTCACCCGCCTGCACAATTGCAGGCCAAAATCAAATCCAGTCAACAGCAAGTCAATCACACAGCCGTCGCAGCCCAGGCTGCAGCCATG ACTCAGTCGACTGCCAAAGCAATGAAGCGATCCCTCGAGGCAACTGTAGACCTG GGTTATCCCTACAGTGTACCCCTACCAAAGAGACCAGCTTTTGAGAAGAGCAACTGGGCCAGCTCTCTCCTCAGTCCTAGTTTTTTGCACTACCAACAGGCTCTAGCCAACTCCCAGCTGCAGCAGCCCACTGCCGCATTTTATCCCACAG GTTCTTTCTTCTGCATGACTCCCACGAACGGCATTG ATCATCCTCAAGTAACCACCAGAAATAGAAGTCAGTGCCGTGTTGCTGCTGTTAAAGACGCCAAACAGCTGCTCTGTAAATATTCTGTTAACACTACACACAACCTACAACAAGCTGCATGCTGA
- the LOC117952853 gene encoding ras-related protein Rap-2a → MREYKVVVLGSGGVGKSALTVQFVTGTFIEKYDPTIEDFYRKEIEVDSSPSVLEILDTAGTEQFASMRDLYIKNGQGFILVYSLVNQQSFQDIKPMRDQIIRVKRYEKVPVILVGNKVDLESEREVSSSEGQALAEEWGCPFMETSAKSKTMVDELFAEIVRQMDYAAQPDKDDPCCSSCNIQ, encoded by the exons ATGCGCGAGTATAAAGTGGTGGTCCTGGGCAGCGGTGGAGTCGGGAAATCCGCCCTCACTGTGCAGTTTGTTACCGGGACGTTCATTGAGAAGTACGACCCCACTATTGAGGATTTTTACCGCAAGGAGATCGAGGTGGACTCCTCACCCTCGGTTCTGGAGATCCTTGACACCGCTGGTACGGAGCAGTTCGCGTCCATGCGGGACCTTTACATCAAAAACGGTCAAGGATTCATTCTGGTCTATAGCCTTGTCAACCAGCAAAGCTTCCAGGACATCAAGCCGATGAGGGATCAGATCATAAGAGTGAAAAG gTACGAGAAGGTTCCTGTGATCCTGGTGGGGAACAAAGTGGACCTGGAAAGCGAGAGGGAGGTATCGTCCAGCGAAGGTCAGGCCTTGGCCGAGGAGTGGGGCTGCCCGTTCATGGAGACGTCAGCCAAGAGCAAAACCATGGTAGACGAACTGTTCGCTGAGATCGTTCGGCAGATGGACTACGCCGCCCAGCCGGACAAGGATGACCCCTGCTGCTCCTCTTGCAATATACAATAG